Proteins from a genomic interval of Salvia splendens isolate huo1 unplaced genomic scaffold, SspV2 ctg1101, whole genome shotgun sequence:
- the LOC121788621 gene encoding PAP-specific phosphatase HAL2-like → MPISSPNSAAKIRLSRPLLPYRNSPSILHQNLLPKLLIHPFPRLRCGHTVNSATAQNCKVEFESMDLEKYARELEVAVKAVHMASLLCRRVQESLIFESNVNVQSKEDNSPVTVADWSVQATVSWVLSQAFGSENVFIVAEEDVETLSRCDSVGLLDAVAKTVNDSLAEAPSFGIRPPAAPLNTSEVLEAISRCNSPGGPTGRFWVLDPVDGTLGFVRGDQYAIALALIEDGEPVLGVLGCPNYPMKKEWLSYQNGYQRIVSRLASPSSTSWNRGCVIYAKKASGGAWMQPLLEKEKKFVWPNSAREIKVSTIDNPALATFCEPVEKANSSHSFTAGLAHSVGLRNEPLRVYSMVKYAAIARGDAEIFMKFARAGYKEKIWDHAAGVVIIQEAGGVVTDAGGHPLCFSRGMYLEGLDRGIIASSGATLHEKIIRAVDASWNSSSL, encoded by the exons ATGCCCATTTCTTCCCCGAATTCAGCCGCCAAAATTCGCCTCTCACGCCCACTTCTTCCATACAGAAATTCTCCTTCAATTCTCCATCAAAACCTCCTCCCCAAGCTACTAATCCACCCCTTTCCCCGCCTCCGCTGCGGGCACACGGTGAATTCCGCCACGGCCCAGAATTGCAAGGTGGAATTCGAGTCCATGGACTTGGAGAAATACGCGCGGGAGCTGGAGGTGGCAGTGAAGGCAGTGCACATGGCGTCTTTGCTCTGCCGCAGAGTTCAAGAGAGCTTGATTTTCGAAAGCAATGTGAATGTTCAGTCTAAAGAAGACAATTCTCCGGTCACTGTCGCCG ATTGGAGTGTTCAAGCAACTGTGAGTTGGGTGTTGTCTCAGGCATTTGGGAGCGAAAACGTATTCATTGTTGCTGAAGAAGACGTTGAAACACTGTCGAGGTGTGATTCTGTTGGCTTACTAGATGCTGTTGCAAAAACTGTTAACGACAGCCTAGCTGAAGCACCTAGTTTTGGGATTCGACCACCGGCTGCTCCTCTAAACACATCCGAGGTTCTTGAGGCCATCAGTAGGTGCAACTCACCTGGCGGGCCCACAGGGAGATTCTGGGTTCTGGACCCTGTTGACGGTACGTTAGGTTTTGTACGTGGCGATCAGTATGCAATTGCTCTTGCATTGATAGAGGATGGTGAGCCTGTGCTAGGAGTTCTCGGATGCCCTAATTACCCGATGAAGAAAGAATGGCTGAGTTACCAAAACGGCTACCAAAGAATCGTATCTAGATTGGCGTCGCCATCATCAACGTCGTGGAATAGAGGATGTGTGATTTATGCAAAGAAAGCGAGTGGTGGAGCCTGGATGCAGCCATTGCTTGAGAAAGAGAAGAAGTTTGTCTGGCCAAACTCTGCAAGAGAGATCAAAGTCTCGACCATCGACAACCCGGCATTGGCAACGTTCTGTGAACCGGTTGAGAAAGCAAATTCAAGTCATTCCTTCACCGCTGGGCTAGCTCATAGTGTTGGGCTCAG GAACGAGCCACTACGGGTGTACTCTATGGTGAAGTACGCAGCCATAGCACGAGGAGACGCTGAGATATTCATGAAGTTCGCTCGAGCTGGTTACAAGGAGAAGATATGGGACCACGCAGCCGGTGTCGTCATAATTCAAGAAGCCGGCGGGGTCGTGACGGACGCCGGAGGCCATCCTCTTTGCTTCTCGAGAGGGATGTACTTAGAAGGTCTTGATCGTGGCATAATTGCTTCTTCTGGAGCTACATTACATGAGAAGATTATCAGAGCTGTTGATGCTAGCTGGAACTCTTCTAGTCTTTAA